From a region of the Toxotes jaculatrix isolate fToxJac2 chromosome 7, fToxJac2.pri, whole genome shotgun sequence genome:
- the paxx gene encoding protein PAXX isoform X2 produces the protein MDVNQTSYCTVLDKKSQSKFICYTRRKNGVFSISLTDATDVWSTEYTEDTLSQFRQKFALKSTEDYILKLRSACDRGDVSVMVHDTRAEFQVGSSPGDLHVTLSRLEGPQATEELKELLFRMADSLCLPDVTPLPVSPVKNHQKRLTDFEPRQQLNSAPSVTVKRRLPGASLINPGTKKKLQATGVAFDDADED, from the exons ATGGATGTGAACCAAACATCATACTGTACTGTGTTGGATAAGAAGAGCCAGTCTAAATTTATTTGCTATACGCGTAGAAAAAACGGAGTGTTTTCTATTTC TTTGACAGATGctactgatgtttggagcacaGAATACACCGAGGACACACTGAGCCAGTTT AGACAGAAGTTTGCCTTGAAATCTACAGAGGATTATATTCTAAAACTCAG GTCAGCCTGTGATAGAGGGGATGTGTCTGTTATGGTCCATGACACCAGGGCGGAGTTCCAGGTGGGCTCCAGTCCAGGTGACCTGCATGTGACCTTATCCAGGCTGGAAGGCCCACAGGCtacagaggagctgaaggagctgctgttCAGGATGGCTGACAGTCTCTGCCTGCCTGATG TTACACCCCTGCCTGTCAGTCCAGTGAAAAATCACCAAAAGCGTCTCACAG ACTTTGAGCCCCGGCAGCAGCTGAATTCTGCTCCATCAGTGACTGTGAAGAGACGACTTCCAGGGGCTTCCCTCATCAACCCAGGAACTAAAAA aaagcTGCAGGCGACTGGCGTGGCCTTTGATGACGCAGATGAGGACTGA
- the paxx gene encoding protein PAXX isoform X1, with the protein MDVNQTSYCTVLDKKSQSKFICYTRRKNGVFSISPCDELHFCCIICCSLTDATDVWSTEYTEDTLSQFRQKFALKSTEDYILKLRSACDRGDVSVMVHDTRAEFQVGSSPGDLHVTLSRLEGPQATEELKELLFRMADSLCLPDVTPLPVSPVKNHQKRLTDFEPRQQLNSAPSVTVKRRLPGASLINPGTKKKLQATGVAFDDADED; encoded by the exons ATGGATGTGAACCAAACATCATACTGTACTGTGTTGGATAAGAAGAGCCAGTCTAAATTTATTTGCTATACGCGTAGAAAAAACGGAGTGTTTTCTATTTC ACCATGCGATGAATTACATTTTTGCTGTATCATCTGCTGTAGTTTGACAGATGctactgatgtttggagcacaGAATACACCGAGGACACACTGAGCCAGTTT AGACAGAAGTTTGCCTTGAAATCTACAGAGGATTATATTCTAAAACTCAG GTCAGCCTGTGATAGAGGGGATGTGTCTGTTATGGTCCATGACACCAGGGCGGAGTTCCAGGTGGGCTCCAGTCCAGGTGACCTGCATGTGACCTTATCCAGGCTGGAAGGCCCACAGGCtacagaggagctgaaggagctgctgttCAGGATGGCTGACAGTCTCTGCCTGCCTGATG TTACACCCCTGCCTGTCAGTCCAGTGAAAAATCACCAAAAGCGTCTCACAG ACTTTGAGCCCCGGCAGCAGCTGAATTCTGCTCCATCAGTGACTGTGAAGAGACGACTTCCAGGGGCTTCCCTCATCAACCCAGGAACTAAAAA aaagcTGCAGGCGACTGGCGTGGCCTTTGATGACGCAGATGAGGACTGA